A single genomic interval of Octopus bimaculoides isolate UCB-OBI-ISO-001 chromosome 10, ASM119413v2, whole genome shotgun sequence harbors:
- the LOC106883650 gene encoding uncharacterized protein LOC106883650: MKHLSALQKPRKTVATNWHTTGVYSLERGTSVTCVNCMSANGFFVPPFLIFKRKRIKENLKTGTPRWNKIFSAEKGWMDKDTSRLWLEHFIKYVKSSKDAPVLLVLDVHISHTRNLRATEISTQHGVLMLPLPLHCSHRMQPLDLTYFKPFSAYFNQAANRFMRTHPGSSIQTGNITGLLAEALSQASVMGTALNSLPSYFLYKY; encoded by the coding sequence ATGAAACATCTCTCAGCACTGCAGAAACCCAGAAAAACTGTGGCAACAAATTGGCATACAACAGGTGTGTACAGTCTAGAAAGAGGAACTAGTGTCACATGTGTTAATTGCATGAGTGCAAATGGTTTCTTCGTCCCTCCGTTTCTGATCTTCAAACGAAAGCGCATAAAGGAAAACCTCAAAACTGGTACCCCTCGCTGGAACAAAATTTTCAGTGCAGAAAAAGGCTGGATGGATAAGGACACTTCCCGCTTATGGCTTGAGCACTTCATTAAATACGTTAAATCTTCAAAGGATGCACCTGTCCTTCTTGTCCTTGATGTGCACATAAGTCACACAAGGAATCTTCGAGCAACTGAAATTTCCACTCAACATGGAGTACTGATGCTCCCTCTTCCACTGCACTGCAGTCATCGCATGCAGCCGCTTGACTTGACATATTTCAAGCCCTTTTCTGCATACTTCAATCAAGCTGCAAATAGATTCATGAGAACTCATCCTGGATCAAGTATTCAGACAGGGAACATTACTGGACTGCTTGCAGAGGCTCTCAGCCAAGCTTCAGTGATGGGCACAGCTTTGAATAGCTTGCCGTCATATTTTCTCTACAAATATtag